Sequence from the Acidimicrobiia bacterium genome:
TGGAGTGGCGGCCTCCTGGTGGTGAGCGGCGGGTTGCTCTCGTTCACCGGCAGGAGGCGGCGTCGCGCCGTCTCGCTAGAGGGGGGTATCGGTGCCGCGGTCTGAGCGCACTCGAAACCTGGTTGCGGTGGCGCTGATCACCGCCTCCCTGGCCGTGATCGCCTGGGTGCTGGCGACGACTCCCGCCGCCGACGAGGACCGGGTTCACGCCCTCGCCACAAGGCTGAAGTGCCCGGTGTGCGAGAGCGAGTCGATCGCCGATTCCCCAGCCGAGCTGTCGCGGGAGCTGTACGCCCTCATCGAGGAGCGCGTCGATCAGGGATGGAGCGACGACGAGATCGTCGCCTTCTTCGTCTCCACCTACGGGGAGGAGGTGCTGCTCGACCCGCCTGGTGACGCCCGCACCGCACTGCTTTGGGTGCTCCCGCTGGTGGCTGCCGGGATCGGGGTGGCCCTGGTGCTGGGAAGGAGCCGCCGCGCCGAGGCAGCCGCTCTGACCGAAGAGGAGCGCGCCCGGGTCGCCCGGGCGCTCGAGGAGAGGCGACGACGTGAAGCACGATGAGGCCGGACTCGCCGAGGAACGACGCGACCGGGCGCTCGACGAGCTCATCGCCCTGGAGGCGCAAGTCGAAGTGGGAGAGATCACTCCGGATCAGGCGGTCACGCTGCGGGCCCGATACGAAGCGGAGGCGGCGGCCGCCCTGCGCCACCTTGATGCCGCTGCGACGGCGCCGCCCGCGACGGGCCGCTCCGGCCGGAGGGTTGCCGCCGGCGTGATCGCATTCCTCGGACTGGCGGCCCTGGTCACCGTTGGCCTGGTGGTGGCGGTCCGTCCCGGTTCGACCCCCACCACACCGAGCACCATCGACCTGGCATCGGTTTCGACAGAGGAGATGGAGGCGGTGGTGGCGGCCAACCCCGCGGTCCTGGGGATGCGCCTCGCCCTCGCCCGGCGCTACGTGGAGGCCGGGGAGTTCTCTGCCGCCCTCCCCCACTACCTGTACATTCTGGAGCGGGAGAACAACCCCGAGGCGCTGATGTACCTCGGATGGATGACCTACCTCTCCGGAGACGCCGCAACCGGGGTCTCGCTGCTCGAGGAGAGCCTCGAGCTTGCACCCGATGACGCCCTCGCCACCTGGTTCCTGGCCAATGCCCTTTATCACGGCCTCGGGGACGAGGAGGCGGCGCTTCCCCTCCTCGAAGCGGTGATCGCCTCGGGTGCCGCTCCCGAGGACGTCGTGGCCGAGGCCCGCCGCATGATCGAGGAGGCCGCAGAGTGACCCGACGCACCTGGCTGGTCCTGCTGGTGGGGGTGATCGTCACCGCCGGCGCCGCTGTTGTGTTCGCCTCGCGCTTCGGAACCGACCCGACACTCGCCCCGTCGCCACTGATCGGAAAGCCGGCGCCGGAGGGTGCCATCGACCTGGTGGAGAGCAACGAGGCCCTGTCGCTCGCCGACCTGCGAGGAAGCATCGTGGTGGTCAACTTCTGGGCACCGTGGTGCATCCCTTGCCGGGCGGAGCACGCCGTCCTGGTGGCGGCCGCCGAGACCTACGGCCCGGCCGGGGTGGAGGTGATCGGTGTGGTGTACCAGTCGGACGAGCCTGCGGTGATCGAGTTCCTCGACGAGTTCGGGAGGGCGTATCCGGTGGGAATGGACGCCCGCTCCCGCCTGGCGATCGGCTTCGGGGTGCGCGGGGTTCCCGAGACCTTCTTCGTCGACCGGGATGGGCTGGTGTACGGGAAGGTGACCGGGGCGGTCGACACCGCCATCATCACCGCCACCCTCGACGCCATGCTCCTGGAGCAACCAGGCTGACCGGGCACCTATATTCCCGGGATGCCGCGACTCACACCGGAAGAGGTCGAGGAGTTCCTGGCCGGGCCCCATGTCGCCGTACTCTCCGTGAGCAGACAGGTGAAAGGTCCGATCGCGGTACCGGTTTGGTACGACTGGGACGGCACCGCCTTTCGTGTGATCACCTTCCCCGACTCGGTTCACGGTCGGCTGATCCAGGCCATCGGACGGGCCACCATCACCTGCCACGAAGAGCGCTACGGCGAAGACGACAGCCTGGAGCGATACGTCGTCGCCGAAGGCCCCACCGAGTTCACCGAAGAGCAGATCGAGCCGGTCGTGATGCGGATCAGGGATCGCTACTACCGCAACGCTCGCCGCCGGGAGTGGGTGGAGCGCCCGTTGGCCGGGATGACCACCAGCCAGCGGGTTGCAATCCTCACCCCGGAGCGGATGTCGGGGTTCGAGTGGGCCGACGCCCTGTGAGCGGCTAGCCGATTGCGGCTAGCCGGTCGAGCTCGGCGCGCAGCGCCTCCTCGCCCACCGCCCCGAACCATCCGCCCACGATCACGTCGTCACCGGAGATCAGCACCGAGGCCGGCTGCCCGGGAATGGCGTACAGGGCCCACAGATCGTCCGAGTAGCCCCAGAGGATCCGGGAGGGGTCGAACCAGTCGCCCACCCTTGTTCGCGACGCCTCGAGGCTGCTACGACCGGCGACGGCGAGGAAGGTGATCCGATCCTGGTACTCCGATGCGACCGCATCGATGACGGGCAACTCCCGCCGGCAGGTTGTTCACCACTCCGCCCAGAACACCATGTACACCGGCTTCTGCTCATCGGAAAGCGTGAAGGTCCCGCCCTCGCCGAGCGCCAGTGTGAAGTCGGGAGCGCCGGGACCCTCAGGCGCCTGCGTGGTGGGCGTTTCGCCAACGGTGACGGCGGTGGTCGTGGTGTCGACTCCGGGAACCGCCGAACCGGGCCCGGTGATGGAGACTTCCACCATCGTGGTGGTGGACACGGGCGCCATCGCACCATCGGAGGCGTCGTCACCGCAGGCGGCGGCGATCAGGACGAGTGCCAGGAACGCGGTCGCGGATCGCATGGGACGGTCAACGCCCAGGCGCCACATC
This genomic interval carries:
- a CDS encoding cytochrome c-type biogenesis protein CcmH, encoding MPRSERTRNLVAVALITASLAVIAWVLATTPAADEDRVHALATRLKCPVCESESIADSPAELSRELYALIEERVDQGWSDDEIVAFFVSTYGEEVLLDPPGDARTALLWVLPLVAAGIGVALVLGRSRRAEAAALTEEERARVARALEERRRREAR
- a CDS encoding pyridoxamine 5'-phosphate oxidase family protein; the encoded protein is MPRLTPEEVEEFLAGPHVAVLSVSRQVKGPIAVPVWYDWDGTAFRVITFPDSVHGRLIQAIGRATITCHEERYGEDDSLERYVVAEGPTEFTEEQIEPVVMRIRDRYYRNARRREWVERPLAGMTTSQRVAILTPERMSGFEWADAL
- a CDS encoding TlpA disulfide reductase family protein, which translates into the protein MTRRTWLVLLVGVIVTAGAAVVFASRFGTDPTLAPSPLIGKPAPEGAIDLVESNEALSLADLRGSIVVVNFWAPWCIPCRAEHAVLVAAAETYGPAGVEVIGVVYQSDEPAVIEFLDEFGRAYPVGMDARSRLAIGFGVRGVPETFFVDRDGLVYGKVTGAVDTAIITATLDAMLLEQPG